Proteins encoded together in one Kitasatospora albolonga window:
- a CDS encoding N-acetylglucosamine-6-phosphate deacetylase → MAGRAADSTVLAGARVVLPTGTVEDGRVTVESARISGSEPEGARVVDLTGHWVVPGFVDMHNHGGGGASFTSGTVDEVLNGIRTHREHGTTTLVASMVTGELDFLARRAGILSELVEQGDLAGLHFEGPFISPCRKGAHSEQLLRYPDPAEVRKLVDAGRGTARMVTLATELPGGLDSVRLLADLGVIAAIGHTDATYAQTVEAIDAGATVATHLFNAMPPIAHREPGPITALLEDDRITVELINDGTHLHPAVLELAYRHKGAGRVALITDAMDAAGFGDGLYDLGPLAVEVRDGVARLVEGGSIAGSTLTLDTAFRRAVTIDRIPVEDVVRSISANPARLLGVDDRVGSLEPGKDADLVVLDQDFVLAGVMRKGEWIIEPKTA, encoded by the coding sequence ATGGCCGGACGCGCAGCAGACAGCACGGTCCTCGCGGGTGCCCGGGTGGTCCTTCCCACCGGGACCGTCGAGGACGGCCGGGTGACCGTCGAGTCGGCCCGGATCTCCGGCTCCGAGCCGGAGGGCGCCCGGGTCGTCGACCTCACCGGCCACTGGGTGGTCCCCGGCTTCGTGGACATGCACAACCACGGCGGCGGCGGGGCCTCCTTCACCTCCGGCACCGTGGACGAGGTCCTCAACGGCATCCGTACGCACCGCGAGCACGGCACCACCACCCTGGTGGCCTCCATGGTCACCGGCGAGCTGGACTTCCTCGCCCGGCGCGCGGGCATCCTCTCCGAGCTGGTCGAGCAGGGCGACCTGGCGGGCCTCCACTTCGAGGGCCCGTTCATCTCGCCCTGCCGCAAGGGCGCCCACAGCGAGCAGCTGCTGCGCTACCCGGACCCGGCCGAGGTCCGCAAGCTGGTGGACGCCGGGCGCGGTACCGCCCGGATGGTGACCCTCGCCACCGAGCTGCCCGGCGGACTCGACTCCGTACGGCTGCTCGCCGACCTCGGGGTGATCGCCGCGATCGGCCACACCGACGCCACGTACGCGCAGACCGTCGAGGCGATCGACGCGGGCGCCACCGTCGCGACGCACCTGTTCAACGCGATGCCGCCCATCGCCCACCGCGAGCCCGGCCCGATCACCGCCCTCCTGGAGGACGACCGGATCACCGTCGAGCTGATCAACGACGGTACGCATCTGCATCCGGCGGTCCTGGAGCTGGCTTACCGCCACAAGGGCGCCGGCCGGGTCGCGCTGATCACCGACGCGATGGACGCGGCCGGGTTCGGTGACGGGCTGTACGACCTGGGCCCGCTCGCCGTCGAGGTCAGGGACGGCGTCGCCCGGCTGGTGGAGGGCGGCTCCATCGCGGGCTCCACCCTCACCCTGGACACCGCGTTCCGCCGGGCCGTCACCATCGACCGGATTCCGGTGGAGGACGTCGTACGGTCCATCTCGGCCAACCCCGCCCGCCTCCTGGGCGTCGACGACCGGGTCGGTTCGCTGGAGCCGGGCAAGGACGCGGACCTGGTGGTGCTCGACCAGGACTTCGTCCTGGCGGGCGTCATGCGCAAGGGCGAGTGGATCATCGAGCCGAAGACGGCCTGA
- a CDS encoding sugar kinase, whose product MRHVIALDVGGTGMKAALVGTDGTLLHEARRATGRKRGADAVVETVLAFAAELRAYGEEHFGESAVAAGVAVPGIVDAENGIAIYSANLGWRDVPMRALLGERLGRIPVALGHDVRTGGLAEGRIGAGRGADRFLFVPLGTGIAGAIGIAGRIEAGAHGYAGEIGHIVVRPDGLDCSCGQRGCLETLASASAVTRAWAAASGDPEADAADCAKAVESGDPAAIEVWRNAVDALAAGLVTALTLLDPRTLIIGGGLAEAGETLFTPLRAAVEERVTFQKLPHIVPAALGDTAGCLGAGLLAWDLLATEVSA is encoded by the coding sequence GTGAGACATGTCATCGCCCTCGATGTGGGCGGCACCGGAATGAAGGCCGCGCTGGTCGGGACCGACGGCACGCTGCTCCACGAGGCGCGGCGGGCCACCGGCCGGAAGCGCGGCGCCGACGCGGTCGTCGAGACCGTCCTCGCGTTCGCCGCGGAACTGCGCGCGTACGGCGAGGAGCACTTCGGCGAGAGCGCCGTGGCCGCCGGGGTCGCCGTGCCCGGCATCGTCGACGCCGAGAACGGGATCGCGATCTACTCCGCCAACCTGGGCTGGCGCGACGTACCGATGCGCGCCCTGCTGGGCGAGCGCCTCGGCAGGATTCCGGTCGCGCTCGGCCACGACGTACGCACCGGAGGGCTCGCCGAGGGCCGGATCGGGGCGGGCCGGGGCGCCGACCGCTTCCTGTTCGTGCCGCTGGGCACCGGCATCGCCGGGGCCATCGGGATCGCCGGGCGGATCGAGGCGGGCGCCCACGGGTACGCGGGCGAGATCGGCCACATCGTCGTCCGGCCGGACGGCCTGGACTGCAGCTGCGGCCAGCGCGGCTGTCTGGAGACCCTGGCCTCCGCCTCCGCGGTGACCCGGGCCTGGGCCGCCGCCTCCGGGGACCCCGAGGCGGACGCGGCCGACTGCGCCAAGGCCGTCGAGTCGGGCGACCCGGCGGCGATCGAGGTCTGGCGGAACGCGGTCGACGCGCTCGCCGCGGGCCTCGTCACCGCGCTGACCCTGCTGGACCCGCGCACGCTCATCATCGGTGGCGGTCTCGCCGAGGCCGGGGAAACCTTGTTCACACCACTGCGTGCGGCCGTCGAGGAACGCGTCACGTTCCAGAAGCTGCCCCACATCGTCCCGGCGGCCCTCGGGGACACCGCCGGATGCCTGGGCGCGGGGCTGCTCGCCTGGGATCTACTCGCCACGGAGGTATCCGCCTGA
- a CDS encoding ABC transporter substrate-binding protein yields MGEAVQRRFSVMTAVVAALGLTATLSGCGGESGSGDVTLKLVAADYGTSSANSSEKYWSGVAAGFEKQNPGIKVEVNVLSWKDVDRKVAEMVKAGRAPDIAQIGAYADYAKDGKLYSADQMISIPTQANFLPSLTDAGKVDGTLYGLPFVASTRLLFYNEKLFDQAGLDAPETWDDIQKDATALKAKGVTTPFALPLGPEESQAETLMWLLSNSGGYVDDVGLYDIDSAQNIATFSWLRDNLVGKGLTGPVAPGKLDREKAFEAFTKGEVGMLNGHPTLMEEAEAKGIKVGMVPLPGAEGPTKGSMGVADWMMGFKQNGNRQAIGKFFDYAYSDENVLAFADEYDLLPVTGSASAEMETDAKHAKLREFLAALPNSQLPPFGKTSWATVSESIKTNIGEAVAPGGSPERVLGAIAAEATRAENAE; encoded by the coding sequence ATGGGCGAGGCTGTGCAGCGGCGCTTTTCGGTTATGACCGCGGTGGTGGCCGCGCTGGGATTGACGGCAACGTTGTCGGGATGCGGCGGTGAGAGCGGCTCGGGCGATGTCACCCTGAAGCTGGTCGCCGCCGACTACGGCACCAGTTCGGCCAACAGCTCCGAGAAGTACTGGAGCGGTGTCGCGGCGGGCTTCGAGAAGCAGAACCCCGGCATCAAGGTCGAGGTCAACGTCCTCTCCTGGAAGGACGTCGACCGCAAGGTCGCCGAGATGGTGAAGGCGGGCAGGGCCCCCGACATCGCCCAGATCGGCGCCTACGCCGACTACGCCAAGGACGGCAAGCTCTACAGCGCCGACCAGATGATCTCCATCCCCACCCAGGCGAACTTCCTGCCCTCCCTCACCGACGCGGGCAAGGTCGACGGCACGCTGTACGGGCTCCCGTTCGTCGCCAGCACCCGGCTGCTCTTCTACAACGAGAAGCTCTTCGACCAGGCGGGCCTGGACGCCCCCGAGACCTGGGACGACATCCAGAAGGACGCCACCGCGCTCAAGGCGAAGGGCGTCACCACCCCGTTCGCCCTGCCGCTCGGCCCGGAGGAGTCCCAGGCCGAGACGCTGATGTGGCTGCTCAGCAACAGCGGCGGTTACGTCGACGACGTCGGCCTGTACGACATCGACTCGGCCCAGAACATCGCCACGTTCAGCTGGCTGCGGGACAACCTCGTCGGCAAGGGCCTCACCGGCCCCGTCGCGCCGGGCAAGCTGGACCGCGAGAAGGCGTTCGAGGCGTTCACCAAGGGCGAGGTCGGCATGCTCAACGGCCACCCCACGCTGATGGAGGAGGCCGAGGCCAAGGGCATCAAGGTCGGCATGGTGCCGCTGCCCGGCGCCGAGGGGCCGACGAAGGGCTCGATGGGCGTCGCCGACTGGATGATGGGCTTCAAGCAGAACGGCAACCGCCAGGCGATCGGCAAGTTCTTCGACTACGCCTACTCCGACGAGAACGTGCTCGCCTTCGCCGACGAGTACGACCTGCTCCCGGTGACCGGCAGCGCGTCCGCCGAGATGGAGACCGACGCCAAGCACGCGAAGCTGCGCGAGTTCCTGGCGGCGCTCCCCAACTCCCAGCTGCCCCCGTTCGGCAAGACGTCCTGGGCGACGGTGAGCGAGTCGATCAAGACGAACATCGGCGAGGCGGTCGCGCCCGGCGGGAGCCCGGAGCGGGTACTCGGGGCGATAGCCGCGGAGGCGACGAGGGCGGAGAACGCGGAGTAG
- a CDS encoding trehalose-phosphatase has product MGSHSVQPPVPIPTPTTPAGREGLEAVLARPGRAVIALDFDGTLADIVPDPEHARAHPGAVEALAALAPKVASVAVITGRPAGVAVRYGGFAGVPGLDHLVVLGHYGAERWDAATGTVQAPAPHPGVAEARAELPGVLHEFDFWRGTWIEEKGQAVAVHTRRAPDPRAAFETLRGPLGELAARHGLILEPGRQVLELRPPGMDKGVALESYVAEVGAGSVLYAGDDLGDLAAFAAVEKLRGGGPDGIPGLLVCSGSAEVPELAERADLLVPGPAAVVDFLAALADQL; this is encoded by the coding sequence ATGGGCAGCCACTCCGTACAGCCGCCGGTCCCGATCCCGACTCCGACCACCCCGGCCGGCCGCGAGGGCCTGGAGGCCGTCCTCGCCCGCCCCGGCCGCGCGGTCATCGCCCTCGACTTCGACGGCACGCTCGCCGACATCGTCCCCGACCCCGAGCACGCCCGCGCCCACCCCGGCGCCGTGGAAGCGCTCGCCGCGCTCGCCCCGAAGGTCGCCTCCGTCGCCGTGATCACCGGCCGCCCCGCAGGTGTGGCCGTACGCTACGGCGGCTTCGCCGGTGTCCCCGGCCTCGATCACCTCGTCGTCCTCGGCCATTACGGCGCCGAGCGCTGGGACGCCGCGACCGGCACCGTCCAGGCCCCCGCACCGCACCCCGGCGTCGCCGAGGCGAGGGCCGAACTCCCCGGCGTACTGCACGAGTTCGACTTCTGGCGCGGCACCTGGATCGAGGAGAAGGGGCAGGCCGTCGCCGTCCACACCCGCCGCGCCCCGGACCCGCGGGCAGCCTTCGAGACCCTGCGCGGCCCCCTCGGCGAGCTGGCCGCCCGCCACGGGCTGATCCTCGAACCGGGCCGCCAGGTCCTGGAGTTGCGCCCGCCGGGCATGGACAAGGGCGTGGCTCTGGAGTCGTACGTCGCCGAGGTCGGCGCCGGGTCCGTCCTGTACGCGGGCGACGACCTCGGGGACCTCGCCGCCTTCGCCGCGGTGGAGAAGCTGCGCGGCGGCGGCCCGGACGGCATTCCGGGGCTGCTGGTGTGCAGCGGCAGCGCCGAGGTGCCCGAACTGGCGGAGCGCGCCGACCTGTTGGTCCCGGGCCCGGCCGCCGTGGTGGACTTCCTGGCGGCCCTGGCGGATCAGCTGTAG